One genomic region from Candidatus Nomurabacteria bacterium encodes:
- a CDS encoding tyrosine--tRNA ligase: MTLSEELKWRGFINQTTISNLQILDEKKLKFYHGYDASVDSLTIGNLAAIMMDKVFIRHGWQPVILSGGATSLIGDPGGKDSERPMQSVDQVTHNVDSVTKQIAKLFGSEIEFVNNLDWFSNMNVLEFLRDVGKHFSMTPLTQRDYIAKRLGDGGSGISYTEFSYTLLQGYDFLYLYKNYGVVLQLAGSDQWGNSLSGVDLVRRVEGAEVNVLTCPLIINKATGKKFGKSEAGAVWLDSERTSIYQLYQFWLNVDDEGVEDYLKIYTELSKEQIDEIIQKFSNDKSKRLAQKTLAYEVTKLVHGKDSADAVVRVTDVLFGSSDYSLLKSEDFVVLKTELPLISTNSNSLISKSLVENGFIQSNSEVRRQIQQKSLYINGVSLSEDRPWNSADFIDGHHAIIRRGKNHNAIVQLDQ, from the coding sequence ATGACATTATCAGAAGAACTAAAGTGGCGAGGTTTTATCAATCAAACCACCATATCTAATCTACAAATCTTAGATGAGAAAAAGCTGAAATTTTATCATGGTTATGATGCTTCTGTCGATTCGTTAACTATCGGTAATTTAGCTGCAATTATGATGGATAAGGTATTTATTCGTCACGGGTGGCAACCGGTTATTTTGTCGGGCGGGGCAACCAGTTTGATTGGAGACCCAGGGGGTAAAGATTCTGAAAGGCCAATGCAATCAGTTGACCAGGTGACTCACAATGTTGATTCAGTAACAAAGCAGATCGCCAAACTTTTTGGGAGTGAGATTGAATTCGTTAACAATCTTGATTGGTTTAGCAACATGAATGTCTTAGAGTTTTTACGAGATGTTGGCAAACATTTTAGTATGACACCTTTAACCCAAAGAGATTATATTGCTAAACGCCTAGGCGATGGAGGAAGCGGAATAAGCTATACTGAATTTAGTTATACTCTTCTTCAGGGTTATGATTTCTTGTATTTATATAAGAATTACGGGGTTGTTCTGCAGTTAGCTGGTAGCGACCAGTGGGGAAATTCATTATCTGGAGTTGACTTAGTAAGGCGTGTTGAGGGAGCAGAGGTTAACGTATTAACATGCCCTCTTATTATCAATAAAGCTACTGGAAAAAAGTTTGGAAAAAGTGAAGCTGGTGCAGTATGGCTAGATTCTGAAAGAACGTCAATATATCAGTTGTATCAATTTTGGCTGAATGTTGACGACGAAGGTGTGGAAGATTATCTTAAAATCTACACTGAACTTTCAAAAGAGCAAATCGATGAGATTATTCAAAAGTTTAGTAATGATAAGTCAAAGCGTCTGGCACAGAAGACCTTAGCCTATGAGGTTACTAAATTAGTTCATGGCAAAGACTCTGCAGATGCTGTGGTGCGCGTAACGGATGTACTGTTTGGATCGAGCGACTATTCTTTATTAAAATCTGAAGACTTCGTTGTTTTGAAGACAGAGTTGCCCTTAATATCTACAAACTCTAACTCTTTGATATCTAAATCACTGGTTGAAAATGGTTTTATCCAATCAAATTCTGAGGTAAGAAGGCAAATTCAGCAAAAGAGTCTATATATAAATGGCGTATCACTGTCCGAAGATCGACCATGGAATAGTGCTGACTTTATTGATGGCCACCATGCAATTATCAGGCGTGGTAAAAACCATAACGCCATTGTTCAACTAGATCAATAA
- a CDS encoding class I SAM-dependent methyltransferase — protein sequence MTKHSKKAIEQSKHPKKKADQYDSGNYNYLKYWKGRDYEHASEEMAIHRLLKDKHFKKAVDIGGGYGRLCILLQQYADDVTLAEPSQQQLNIAKDYLEDYPEVHQIKMQADDLKFKDSSVDLITMIRVMHHLPDPSAEFKELARVLSDNGVLILEMANYAHGRNRLKHALKLKKLPVEPVDIRSAKNKRDDEVAFVNHNPKTVVKQLAHAGLKVDKVLSVSNLRSTTLKKYVPQSVMLSLETFLQSALAKTYFGPSVFFLVKKAK from the coding sequence ATGACAAAACATAGTAAGAAAGCAATCGAACAATCGAAACATCCAAAAAAGAAAGCAGATCAATATGATAGCGGAAACTACAATTACTTAAAATATTGGAAAGGTCGCGATTACGAGCATGCTTCTGAAGAAATGGCCATACATCGACTATTAAAAGATAAGCATTTCAAAAAGGCCGTCGATATTGGAGGTGGTTATGGACGATTATGTATTCTGCTTCAGCAATATGCAGATGACGTTACATTAGCAGAGCCTAGTCAACAGCAACTGAATATTGCTAAAGATTACCTTGAAGATTATCCAGAGGTGCATCAGATAAAAATGCAAGCCGATGATTTAAAGTTCAAAGACAGCTCGGTAGATTTAATAACTATGATTCGAGTTATGCATCATCTACCAGATCCTTCAGCAGAGTTTAAGGAGCTAGCCCGCGTATTAAGCGATAATGGAGTTTTAATACTAGAGATGGCCAACTATGCTCACGGCCGAAATAGACTTAAACATGCGCTAAAACTTAAGAAATTACCCGTTGAACCGGTTGATATCAGAAGTGCCAAGAACAAGCGTGATGATGAAGTTGCGTTTGTCAATCATAATCCCAAAACCGTAGTCAAACAACTTGCCCATGCAGGATTAAAAGTAGATAAAGTATTGTCAGTCTCTAACTTACGATCAACAACATTAAAAAAATATGTACCTCAGAGTGTCATGTTATCCCTAGAGACATTTCTTCAATCAGCATTAGCTAAGACATATTTTGGTCCAAGCGTATTCTTTTTAGTAAAAAAAGCAAAATAA
- a CDS encoding penicillin-binding protein — translation MKTSKRRGRVNKNVFTTRSGKSVKVNRSLSQRVQGMKDSKALRKAERLSGMPKSRFKRFFYRLHPKRLAAYWFSREGGIMALKIVGLSFIVGFVLLAGMFAYFRKDLPNLKDISGNNIGGSIRYYDRTGQVLLFEDYDAVKRIPVGENGINKYMKDATVAIEDRDFYKHGGFDVRGIMRAGVNNVFGLSGGQQGGSTITQQLVKLSQDWTKDQTYTRKVKELILSVELEREYSKQQILAGYLDTAPYGGIEYGVEAASRDYFEKSAKDLTLDEAAMLATIPKSPTYYSPYSNSFDKDAFVGRQHYVLDQMTDQGMITAEEKEEAKKVDTVAKVKPRKPKYDGIKSPWFVLAAKEQLEQTRGQDAVKRSGWKVTTTLDLDLQQKAEEQVSKGLKQVRRQGGDVAAFAAEDVKTGQIVALVGGSDFSNPDFGQNNYARMRLPPGSSFKPYDYTTLIENTTNSGAGSVLYDTQGPVEGYPCTNKQRPQQGGNCLWDYDFRYPGPTTIRYGLAGSRNVPAVKAMLIAGIDKTIQTAEKLGLKSGYKCYADASLTKESQCYASSAIGDGAYLRLDEHVHGYASLSRNGLNIPQTYILKIEDSNNKVVDEWKPSKGEQAVNPEAAYIISDILSDPNASYMATKIQNYKGHKFSVKTGTTNDSKDGWMMGYSTQYAAGVWVGYHTRQKDMSGFMENMTSPIWKGWMNAVHDNLKPEERAKPAGIQTLPAYVQRTSPGGRARVPGPNNDLFPSWYKNTKKATTEKRILDQVSGKLATDCTPPRAKQETSDSGADAFSSDTLHGNSSSSGSGNGDDKDDVHKCEDVKPTITLTVQKSGDQYTLVATVVQGTHPLSGDKFKGNVTFTADGQQLAGGSYEISASGSVVYQNYKPANGTAPTITATVTDSVLYDASDSKTITASSNSSQSSNNGNSHNNQSPNPWNNHDDD, via the coding sequence ATGAAAACATCAAAACGTCGTGGGCGCGTTAATAAAAACGTATTTACTACAAGAAGTGGCAAAAGCGTAAAAGTAAACAGAAGCCTCTCACAGCGTGTTCAGGGGATGAAGGACAGCAAAGCATTACGCAAAGCTGAACGCTTAAGTGGCATGCCTAAATCTCGTTTTAAAAGATTCTTCTATCGATTACATCCTAAACGACTAGCAGCCTATTGGTTTAGCCGTGAAGGTGGGATAATGGCGCTCAAGATTGTTGGGCTGTCATTCATTGTCGGGTTTGTTCTGCTAGCTGGTATGTTTGCCTACTTTCGAAAGGATTTACCTAACCTTAAGGACATATCTGGCAATAATATTGGAGGAAGCATAAGATATTATGATAGAACAGGCCAAGTTTTATTATTTGAAGATTACGATGCTGTTAAACGAATACCTGTGGGAGAAAATGGCATCAATAAATACATGAAAGATGCCACTGTAGCCATAGAAGATCGTGATTTTTATAAGCATGGCGGATTCGATGTAAGAGGCATTATGCGTGCTGGGGTTAATAACGTCTTTGGACTCAGCGGTGGCCAACAAGGTGGTTCAACCATAACCCAACAACTTGTAAAGCTATCTCAGGATTGGACTAAAGACCAAACTTATACTCGTAAAGTTAAAGAGCTTATCTTGTCTGTTGAGTTAGAAAGAGAATATTCTAAGCAACAGATACTGGCTGGTTATCTAGACACTGCCCCTTACGGAGGGATTGAATACGGAGTTGAGGCAGCATCCAGAGATTATTTTGAAAAGTCAGCAAAAGACTTAACCTTAGATGAGGCGGCCATGCTTGCTACTATTCCAAAATCGCCAACCTACTATTCTCCGTATAGCAATAGCTTCGATAAAGATGCTTTTGTTGGTCGTCAGCACTATGTATTAGACCAAATGACTGATCAAGGAATGATAACTGCCGAGGAAAAAGAGGAAGCAAAAAAAGTTGACACAGTTGCCAAGGTCAAGCCTCGCAAACCTAAATATGATGGTATAAAATCACCCTGGTTTGTTTTGGCAGCCAAAGAGCAACTAGAACAGACTAGAGGACAAGACGCAGTAAAGAGGAGTGGATGGAAAGTGACTACTACTCTAGACCTTGATCTGCAACAAAAAGCCGAAGAGCAAGTTAGTAAAGGACTAAAACAAGTACGCCGACAAGGTGGGGATGTTGCTGCCTTTGCCGCAGAAGATGTTAAAACCGGGCAAATAGTTGCGCTGGTTGGAGGTAGTGACTTTAGTAATCCGGATTTTGGCCAAAACAATTATGCACGGATGCGCCTACCACCAGGATCCAGCTTTAAGCCATACGACTATACAACACTCATTGAAAACACCACCAATTCTGGAGCAGGTTCGGTATTATATGATACTCAAGGTCCAGTTGAAGGTTACCCCTGCACAAATAAACAACGTCCTCAGCAAGGTGGAAACTGTCTTTGGGACTATGATTTCAGATACCCTGGACCAACAACTATCCGCTATGGTCTAGCCGGATCACGAAACGTACCTGCCGTGAAAGCAATGCTTATTGCGGGCATAGATAAAACTATTCAAACTGCCGAAAAATTAGGTCTAAAAAGTGGTTATAAGTGCTACGCAGACGCAAGCCTAACAAAAGAATCTCAGTGCTATGCTTCATCTGCTATTGGTGACGGTGCATACTTACGACTAGATGAGCACGTCCACGGCTATGCATCTCTTTCTCGAAATGGGTTGAATATACCTCAAACTTATATACTCAAAATTGAAGATTCAAACAATAAAGTTGTCGATGAATGGAAGCCTAGCAAAGGCGAACAGGCCGTTAACCCAGAAGCAGCTTATATAATTTCGGACATTTTATCTGATCCAAACGCTAGCTACATGGCTACAAAGATCCAAAACTACAAAGGTCATAAGTTTTCTGTAAAAACTGGTACTACAAATGATTCCAAAGACGGTTGGATGATGGGGTATTCTACTCAGTATGCAGCTGGGGTGTGGGTCGGATACCATACTAGACAAAAAGATATGAGCGGATTTATGGAGAACATGACTTCCCCAATATGGAAGGGTTGGATGAATGCGGTACATGATAATCTAAAACCCGAAGAACGAGCTAAGCCTGCCGGGATTCAAACACTACCAGCTTATGTTCAGAGGACAAGTCCCGGTGGTCGAGCCCGTGTCCCTGGTCCGAATAATGATCTCTTCCCTTCTTGGTATAAGAATACTAAGAAAGCAACAACGGAAAAGCGAATTCTCGATCAAGTATCAGGTAAATTAGCCACAGACTGTACGCCACCGCGAGCAAAACAAGAAACTAGCGATAGCGGTGCTGATGCCTTCTCAAGTGATACACTACATGGCAATAGCTCATCAAGTGGATCCGGTAATGGCGACGATAAAGACGATGTCCATAAATGCGAAGACGTAAAACCAACTATCACCCTAACCGTACAAAAGAGTGGTGATCAGTACACCTTAGTCGCAACTGTAGTACAAGGTACTCACCCACTATCCGGTGATAAGTTCAAAGGAAACGTTACATTTACTGCTGATGGTCAACAGCTTGCCGGTGGTTCCTACGAAATTAGTGCTTCTGGTTCGGTCGTTTACCAAAACTATAAGCCAGCAAATGGAACTGCACCAACCATAACAGCAACAGTAACTGATAGTGTGCTGTACGATGCCAGCGACTCAAAAACTATAACGGCATCCTCCAACTCTTCACAATCATCAAACAACGGAAATTCACATAATAATCAATCGCCAAACCCATGGAATAATCACGATGATGATTAG
- the recG gene encoding ATP-dependent DNA helicase RecG produces the protein MHLSDNISAISGVGDKLAKLYSKLGLSTVEDLLTNYPRKYNDYSKVETIDRIKPGQVSIKSKIKQIKGRYIRGGLHITEAVASDETGSVRLVWFNQPYRANGMNENEDYYISGLFEFRYKRLSITNPATELVSSFPINTARIIPIYRETKGLTSRQIRKSIKAALSTQDLIPETLPPSLVREQKLISRSRAIKLKHFPNNSKDLIDADERLGFEELFEIILASQYARRDINQTGGIKIDFDAELAKAFTQGLPFTLTDGQKKAIWQSYIDIGSGKLMNRLIEGDVGSGKTVVATMIAVMVMSKGYQVALLAPTEILAQQHASTIRDLLKPLGQEDQVVALTGSLSATKKNHIREDIKQSKKLFVVGTHALIQDSVDIKRLALVIVDEQHRFGVEQRQKLLSKVGHMPHMLSLTATPIPRSLALTIFGELDISILSQKPKNRLPIITELVKPTDRQKAYKDVTRQLESGRQVFVVCPLINESDVLQAKSVENTFSEIEQIFKEYKVDLLHGRMKADDKQRVMEEFTKGKTHILVSTTVIEVGVDIPNATVMLIEAPERFGLAQLHQLRGRVGRSSHQGYCHLMLSDSNSVSRRLRAIESTNDGFKLAELDLEIRGAGSLYGTSQHGELDLKIADFTDTKLIARAQKSAKVFMQNDENLLKYPYIKKRIHELQSVVHLN, from the coding sequence GTGCACTTGAGTGATAATATTAGCGCAATATCTGGAGTAGGCGACAAGCTAGCAAAGCTATATTCAAAGCTTGGATTGTCAACCGTCGAGGATTTATTAACCAACTATCCCAGGAAGTACAACGACTACTCAAAAGTTGAAACAATCGATCGAATAAAGCCTGGTCAAGTATCAATCAAGTCTAAAATCAAGCAGATTAAAGGTCGATACATTAGGGGTGGTTTGCACATTACCGAAGCAGTAGCAAGCGATGAAACGGGCAGTGTTAGGTTAGTTTGGTTCAATCAGCCATACAGAGCTAATGGTATGAACGAAAACGAAGATTATTATATTTCAGGCTTGTTCGAGTTTCGCTATAAACGGCTATCAATAACAAATCCAGCAACCGAATTAGTGTCATCATTTCCAATAAACACAGCAAGAATTATTCCAATATATAGAGAAACCAAAGGGCTTACCTCCAGGCAAATTCGCAAGTCAATAAAAGCTGCGCTTTCAACTCAAGATTTAATACCTGAGACTTTACCTCCTAGCTTGGTTCGTGAGCAAAAATTGATTAGTCGCTCACGAGCTATCAAGTTAAAGCATTTTCCAAATAACTCAAAAGATCTTATCGATGCAGATGAGCGTTTAGGGTTCGAAGAATTATTCGAAATAATTTTGGCTTCACAATATGCACGCCGAGATATAAATCAAACTGGTGGTATAAAGATAGATTTCGATGCAGAGTTAGCTAAGGCCTTTACTCAAGGACTTCCTTTTACCTTAACAGATGGACAAAAGAAAGCGATTTGGCAGTCATATATTGATATTGGGTCTGGAAAATTAATGAATAGGCTGATTGAAGGTGATGTTGGCTCTGGTAAAACAGTCGTGGCAACAATGATTGCTGTTATGGTCATGTCCAAGGGTTATCAAGTGGCTTTATTGGCACCAACTGAAATCCTTGCTCAGCAACATGCCTCAACAATACGGGATTTACTCAAACCACTAGGTCAAGAGGATCAAGTGGTTGCCTTAACAGGGTCGTTATCGGCAACCAAAAAAAATCATATCCGAGAAGATATCAAGCAGTCAAAGAAATTATTCGTAGTTGGAACGCACGCTTTGATTCAGGATTCTGTTGACATCAAAAGACTTGCTTTGGTTATAGTAGACGAACAGCATCGATTTGGTGTTGAACAACGTCAAAAATTACTATCTAAAGTCGGGCATATGCCTCATATGTTAAGTCTCACTGCAACTCCAATTCCAAGAAGTCTCGCCCTAACCATATTTGGTGAGCTAGACATTTCAATACTTAGTCAAAAACCAAAAAATCGGTTACCAATTATTACTGAACTTGTGAAGCCAACTGATCGCCAAAAAGCATACAAAGACGTGACAAGACAGCTAGAATCTGGTCGACAGGTGTTTGTGGTTTGTCCGTTAATTAATGAATCGGATGTATTGCAGGCAAAATCTGTGGAGAATACGTTCAGCGAGATTGAGCAAATCTTTAAAGAATATAAGGTGGATTTGCTACATGGACGCATGAAGGCAGACGATAAACAGCGAGTCATGGAAGAATTCACCAAAGGGAAAACGCATATTCTTGTTTCGACGACTGTTATAGAAGTTGGTGTTGATATTCCAAATGCAACTGTTATGTTGATCGAAGCGCCAGAAAGGTTTGGACTAGCTCAGCTTCATCAACTTCGTGGACGAGTTGGCCGTAGCTCACATCAAGGTTACTGTCATCTGATGCTTAGTGATTCGAATTCAGTATCACGTAGATTGCGAGCAATTGAGTCAACAAATGATGGATTCAAATTAGCAGAACTAGACTTAGAAATCAGGGGTGCTGGATCATTGTACGGCACTAGCCAGCATGGAGAACTAGATCTGAAAATTGCCGATTTTACAGATACAAAATTGATAGCTAGAGCCCAAAAGTCAGCAAAAGTGTTTATGCAAAATGACGAAAATCTGTTAAAATATCCCTATATCAAGAAAAGGATTCATGAGCTTCAATCTGTAGTTCATCTGAATTAA